A single Antechinus flavipes isolate AdamAnt ecotype Samford, QLD, Australia chromosome 5, AdamAnt_v2, whole genome shotgun sequence DNA region contains:
- the LOC127538800 gene encoding LOW QUALITY PROTEIN: collagen alpha-1(I) chain-like (The sequence of the model RefSeq protein was modified relative to this genomic sequence to represent the inferred CDS: deleted 1 base in 1 codon) → MRCAPGERRPPFAAALRPPARTALRTGPRPPRPPRRSEGRGRGGPAIRGPPRLLGAAWVNNPTLGEFCFTMIGRADIEGSKSDVAMNAWPPQASYPCGVPPQSNSPPDTVPGAGRARRAARPGAWRQKREPLGARPPASPVLSQLLGAGRGGTPRAPGPGGAPGGKGRRRSRGRGGPGARGPAPPRRHPAPRREGGRGRGATRAPGETPPRPAGRAGPPPGSPGPAATPAAAGAIHGKGPARVQSRRRRRPPDPGHPPAPGPRTPAAPTGPRRAKPRDLEPPGADPLPPSTAAVGGGRRGVVGRGEPGEPRGRGPGGERAGGPRGGGRREDAGRGSGGASSSRGARPAPLRAPARPTQPLEPILIPKLRIRLADFPYLHCSNMPEAVHLGDLLRIWVRPGARFTPSPPDFQGPARAHRTPPEPRRFPRRGPLSRGEPIPGRPALHKEKRTLPGAPAGFSGIGRVTALDASRRPSPPLRIRGSEPDSLSIGRGQRRPSPVPSERRSPISQDRLTHVQLLFTWNPSPLRPSKFSFEYLLLPPRSAPAAAPPGPTP, encoded by the exons ATGCGCTGCGCTCCGGGTGAGAGGCGGCCCCCCTTCGCGGCCGCTCTCCGGCCCCCGGCGCGAACGGCCCTCCGCACCGGGCCCCGACCCCCGAGACCCCCCCGCCGGAGCGAGGGGAGGGGGCGCGGAGGCCCGGCTATCCGTGGCCCACCGAGGCTCCTCGGCGCTGCG TGGGTGAACAATCCAACGCTTGGTGAATTCTGCTTCACAATGATAGGAAGAGCCGACATCGAAGGATCAAAAAGCGACGTCGCTATGAACGCTTGGCCGCCACAAGCCAGTTATCCCTGTG GTGTACCGCCCCAGTCAAACTCCCCACCTGACACTGTCCCCGGAGCGGGTCGCGCCCGGCGCGCCGCGCGGCCGGGCGCTTGGCGCCAGAAGCGAGAGCCCCTCGGGGCTCGCCCCCCCGCCTCACCGG TTCTAAGTCAGCTGCTAGGCGCCGGCCGAGGCGGGACGCCGCGGGCACCGGGGCCCGGGGGGGCACCGGGGGGGAAGGGCCGCCGCAGATCCCGCGGCCGGGGGGGCCCCGGGGCGCGCGGACCCGCCCCGCCACGCAGACACCCCGCTCCCCGGAGGGAGGGGGGCCGCGGACGGGGAGCCACGCGCGCCCCAGGGGAGACCCCCCCGAGGCCGGCGGGCCGGGCAGGCCCGCCCCCGGGCTCCCCGGGCCCGGCCGCGACGCCCGCCGCAGCTGGGGCGATCCACGGGAAGGGCCCGGCTCGCGTCCAGagtcgccgccgccgccggccCCCGGATCCCGGGCACCCGCCGGCGCCCGGACCCCGGACCCCCGCCGCACCGACCGGCCCCCGCCGGGCCAAACCCCGCGACTTGGAACCCCCTGGCGCCGATCCCCTCCCGCCCTCCACCGCCGCGGTGGGGGG GGGCCGGCGGGGGGTGGTGGGAAGGGGGGAGCCAGGGGAGCCGCGGGGAAGGGGCCCCGGCGGGGAGCGGGCGGGGGGGCCGCGGGGAGGCGGCCGGCGGGAAGACGCCGGGAGGGGGAGCGGCGGCGCCTCGTCCAGCCGCGGCGCGCGCCCAGCCCCGCTTCGCGCCCCAGCCCGACCGACCCAGCCCTTAGAGCCAATCCTTATCCCGAAGTTACGGATCCGGCTTGCCGACTTCCCTTACCTACATTGTTCCAACATGCCAGAGGCTGTTCACCTTGGAGACCTGCTGCGGATATGGGTACGGCCCGGCGCGAGATTTACACCCTCTCCCCCGGATTTTCAAGGGCCAGCGAGAGCTCACCGGACGCCGCCGGAACCGCGACGCTTTCCAAGGCGCGGGCCCCTCTCTCGGGGCGAACCCATTCCAGGGCGG CCTGCCCTtcacaaagaaaagagaactctCCCCGGGGCTCCCGCCGGCTTCTCCGGGATCGGTCGCGTTACCGCACTGGACGCCTCGCGGCGCCCGTCTCCGCCACTCCGGATTCGGGGATCTGAACCCGACTCCCTTTCGATCGGCCGAGGGCAACGGAGGCCATCGCCCGTCCCTTCGGAACGGCGCTCGCCTATCTCTCAGGACCGACTGACCCATGTTCAACTGCTGTTCACATGGAACCCTTCTCCACTTCGGCCTTCAAAGTTCTCGTTTGAATATTTGCTACTACCACCAAGATCTGCACCCGCGGCGGCTCCACCCGGGCCCACGCCCTAG